In the Engystomops pustulosus chromosome 2, aEngPut4.maternal, whole genome shotgun sequence genome, one interval contains:
- the LOC140117160 gene encoding uncharacterized protein — MYGRFHSRRVCSQAALQSSLPPWLHRKVDWRKYQLPNLQSTRLKRQDDQNPWWSIIAPLKAAHHRGLSKSLRGSQCTSDPGSQNQTLARDEVSIRLGSVSQRQTMRIAYRARITESDFSPRRHLQSSRQRLPAPDDENSVPWMDHRPCRRSRQQQTGRSRSPLRQEAAPWSSGEISSAVPAPNSIRQRTTQPHRCRGQPRSHSLSCQESEETWSRRQPRSRSPWHTHPESGSHRLQVDRECSASLHTMRFMRQRTIDAKWIDYPFALHAV; from the exons ATGTATGGAAGATTTCATAGCAGAAGAGTCTGTagccaagctgccctgcagtcatcACTTCCACCGTGGCTGCATCGTAAGGTGGATTGGAGAAAATATCAACTGCCCAATCTGCAGAGCACTCGTCTAAAAAGACAAGACGACcagaatccctggtggtctatcATCGCGCCACTTAAAGCTGCACATCACAGGGGCCTAAGCAAGAGCTTGCGTGGTTCACAATGTACCAGTGATCCCGGATCACAGAATCAG ACTTTAGCCCGAGACGAAGTCTCCATTCGTCTAGGCAGCGTCTCCCAGCGCCAGACGATGAGAATAGCGTACCGTGCCCGGATCACAGAATCAG ACTTTAGCCCGAGACGACATCTCCAATCGTCTAGGCAGCGTCTGCCAGCGCCAGACGATGAGAATAGCGTACCGTGGATGGACCACCGGCCCTGCCGCCGCAGCCGCCAACAACAGACGGGGCGCAGCCGTTCCCCACTCCGTCAAGAAGCAGCACCATGGAGTAGTGGGGAAATCTCATCAGCAGTGCCCGCTCCTAACAGCATACGACAGCGGACGACCCAACCACATCGCTGCAGAGGGCAACCACGCAGCCACTCTCTAAGCTGCCAAGAGTCTGAGGAAACTTGGAGCAGGCGTCAACCACGCAGCCGCTCTCCATGGCATACACACCCTGAGTCGGGGAGCCACAGACTCCAGGTGGACAGAGAGTGCTCAGCCTCTCTCCACACCATGCGGTTCATGAGGCAGCGCACCATAGATGCCAAGTGGATAGATTACCCATTCGCTCTCCACGCCGTCTAG